The Mycolicibacterium mageritense genome contains a region encoding:
- a CDS encoding heavy metal translocating P-type ATPase, producing MTALATAPTTGRAAPAAERIGGWLWSVSSVRWALAALVLFLAGLAAQLADAPAPVWWTLYLVCYLTGGWEPALAGLQALRRRTLDVDLLMIVAAIGAAAIGQVFDGALLIVIFATSGALEDVATTRTERSVRGLLDLAPESATVLGPDGSESAVAAKELTIGDHIVIRPGERISADGRVVAGFSDVDQSSITGEPLPAAKRVGDEVFAGTLNGSGALRVVVTRDPAQTVVARIVAMVADASATKARTQLFIEKIEQRYSVLVVAATLALFAIPLAFGADLQSALLRAMTFMIVASPCAVVLATMPPLLSAIATASRHGVLVKSAVAMERLADTDTVVFDKTGTLTAGVPRVSSVRPLGDSFGPDGIIGIAAAAEQFSEHPLGRAVVAMARARGVALPVATDFEALPGRGVRATVSGEVVEVLSPSAYGGDAVAAVRDIEDHGETAVVVTIGGVAVGVLGLADHVRADAGAAVDRLTALTARPPVLLTGDNARAAARLGAELGIADVRAQVMPDHKATAVQQLQHDGRRVLMVGDGVNDAPAMAAAHTSIAMGRSGADLTLDTADVVTIRDELATIPTVVALAKRARRIVVANLAIAATFITVLVAWDLFGHLPLPLGVAGHEGSTILVALNGLRLLGDRAWRRASHR from the coding sequence ATGACCGCACTGGCGACCGCACCGACGACCGGGCGGGCAGCGCCGGCCGCAGAGCGCATCGGTGGGTGGCTGTGGTCGGTGTCGTCGGTGCGGTGGGCGCTCGCGGCCCTCGTGCTGTTCCTCGCGGGGTTGGCCGCGCAGCTCGCCGATGCGCCCGCGCCCGTGTGGTGGACGCTGTACCTGGTCTGCTACCTCACCGGCGGTTGGGAACCCGCGCTGGCCGGGCTGCAGGCCCTGCGCCGCCGGACACTCGACGTCGACCTCCTGATGATCGTCGCCGCGATCGGTGCCGCGGCCATCGGCCAGGTGTTCGACGGCGCCCTGTTGATCGTCATCTTCGCGACGTCAGGTGCGCTGGAGGACGTCGCGACCACACGCACCGAACGTTCCGTGCGCGGCCTGCTCGACCTCGCGCCGGAGTCCGCCACCGTCCTCGGTCCCGATGGCAGCGAAAGTGCAGTTGCGGCAAAGGAATTGACCATCGGTGACCACATCGTCATCCGCCCCGGCGAGCGCATATCCGCCGACGGGCGGGTGGTCGCAGGATTCTCCGACGTCGACCAGTCCTCGATCACCGGGGAGCCGTTGCCTGCCGCCAAACGCGTCGGGGACGAGGTTTTCGCGGGCACGCTCAACGGGTCGGGCGCGCTGCGGGTCGTCGTAACGCGCGACCCGGCGCAGACCGTGGTGGCACGCATCGTCGCGATGGTGGCCGACGCCTCGGCGACCAAGGCCAGAACCCAGCTCTTCATCGAGAAGATCGAGCAGCGCTACTCGGTGCTGGTCGTGGCGGCCACACTGGCGTTGTTCGCCATACCGCTCGCATTCGGCGCCGACCTGCAGTCGGCGCTGCTGCGCGCCATGACCTTCATGATCGTGGCATCGCCGTGCGCGGTGGTACTGGCCACCATGCCGCCGCTGCTCTCGGCGATCGCCACTGCGAGCCGCCACGGTGTGCTGGTCAAGTCCGCCGTCGCGATGGAGCGGCTGGCCGACACCGACACGGTGGTGTTCGACAAGACGGGCACGCTGACCGCGGGCGTTCCGCGGGTGTCGAGTGTCCGCCCCCTCGGTGACTCGTTCGGCCCCGACGGCATCATCGGAATCGCGGCTGCCGCAGAACAGTTCAGTGAACACCCGCTGGGACGTGCCGTAGTGGCGATGGCACGTGCGCGCGGCGTCGCGCTCCCGGTCGCCACCGACTTCGAAGCGCTGCCCGGCCGCGGGGTACGCGCGACCGTCTCGGGTGAAGTGGTCGAGGTGCTCAGCCCGTCGGCCTACGGGGGTGACGCCGTCGCGGCGGTCCGTGACATCGAGGATCACGGGGAAACCGCGGTCGTCGTGACCATCGGCGGGGTGGCCGTCGGTGTCCTCGGGCTCGCCGACCACGTCCGCGCCGACGCGGGTGCCGCGGTGGACCGGCTGACCGCACTGACCGCCCGGCCGCCGGTCCTGCTCACCGGGGACAACGCGCGCGCCGCGGCCAGGCTCGGCGCCGAGCTCGGCATCGCCGACGTGCGGGCCCAGGTCATGCCCGATCACAAAGCCACTGCCGTGCAACAGCTTCAGCACGACGGTCGGCGCGTGCTGATGGTCGGTGACGGCGTCAACGACGCACCGGCGATGGCGGCCGCGCACACGTCGATCGCGATGGGCCGTTCGGGTGCGGATCTCACGCTCGACACGGCCGACGTGGTGACCATCCGCGACGAGCTCGCGACCATCCCCACCGTGGTGGCCCTGGCCAAGCGTGCGCGTCGCATCGTCGTCGCCAACCTCGCCATCGCCGCCACGTTCATCACGGTGCTGGTCGCCTGGGATCTGTTCGGACACTTGCCGTTACCACTCGGCGTGGCAGGCCACGAAGGGTCGACGATCCTCGTGGCGCTCAACGGGCTGCGCCTGCTCGGCGACCGGGCGTGGCGCCGCGCCTCTCACCGTTGA
- a CDS encoding ArsR/SmtB family transcription factor: MGHGVEGRSTPPAALDAASAAKVAETLQALASPNRLLILTRLRESPCSVTELSAAVGMEQPSVSNQLRLLRALGLVAGDRSGRNIVYRLYDNHVAQLLDEAIYHIEHLRLGARDTPA, translated from the coding sequence ATGGGACATGGAGTCGAGGGCCGCAGCACGCCGCCGGCAGCGCTCGACGCGGCGTCCGCGGCCAAGGTTGCCGAGACACTTCAGGCCCTGGCCTCGCCGAACCGGCTGCTGATCCTCACGCGCCTGCGCGAATCGCCGTGCTCGGTGACCGAGCTGTCCGCGGCCGTCGGCATGGAGCAACCGTCGGTGTCCAATCAGCTCCGGCTATTGCGGGCGCTCGGCCTTGTCGCCGGAGATCGGTCGGGACGCAATATCGTCTACCGGCTCTACGACAACCATGTGGCCCAATTGCTCGACGAGGCCATCTATCACATCGAGCATCTGCGCCTCGGCGCACGCGACACCCCGGCCTGA
- a CDS encoding ZIP family metal transporter, translating to MLSALGWGLIAASSLIIGALAGVVHDWNRRLVGLVLGFGAGALISSISFELAEEGFHVGGALAVALGLAAGAVVFYVADAAVDRMASDPAKTAGLPLLLGALLDGIPEQAVLGIGIAGGGGVSLALVVAIFVSNLPESIGSASDLRAAGHPVSRIMLNWTAVAALCAAATVGGYQLQTVAGAEPQGGINGFAAGALLVMLVGSMIPEATEKAGENAGLAAVLGFAVAAGLSLAG from the coding sequence GTGCTCAGCGCACTCGGGTGGGGCTTGATCGCCGCATCGTCTCTCATCATCGGCGCGCTCGCGGGCGTGGTCCACGACTGGAATCGCCGTCTTGTCGGCCTCGTTCTCGGATTCGGTGCGGGCGCACTGATCTCCAGTATCTCGTTCGAATTGGCCGAGGAAGGCTTCCATGTGGGCGGCGCCCTCGCCGTCGCCCTGGGCCTGGCCGCGGGTGCCGTCGTGTTCTATGTCGCCGACGCCGCCGTCGACCGCATGGCTTCCGACCCGGCCAAGACCGCCGGCCTGCCGTTGCTGCTCGGCGCACTGCTCGACGGCATTCCCGAACAGGCCGTGCTCGGTATCGGCATCGCCGGTGGCGGTGGGGTCAGCCTGGCGCTCGTGGTGGCGATCTTCGTGTCCAACCTGCCTGAATCGATCGGCTCGGCCAGCGATCTGCGCGCCGCCGGACACCCGGTCAGCCGGATCATGCTCAACTGGACCGCCGTTGCGGCGCTCTGCGCGGCCGCCACGGTCGGCGGTTACCAGTTGCAGACCGTCGCGGGCGCCGAACCCCAGGGCGGCATCAACGGATTCGCCGCAGGCGCCCTGCTCGTCATGCTGGTGGGCTCGATGATTCCCGAGGCAACCGAAAAAGCCGGAGAGAACGCGGGTCTGGCGGCGGTGCTGGGTTTCGCGGTCGCGGCCGGGTTGTCCCTGGCCGGATAG
- a CDS encoding prolipoprotein diacylglyceryl transferase codes for MVPQWHLGPVTIPVHGLFVALGVFAAMLVFVAEARRRGAVNEQSVVAVAGALVGGAIGMRLSGWARHLDFSANPSLAQAWEFGSRSILGGLLGAYLGVLIAKRLGGYRGKTGDLFAPAVALGMAVGRIGCHLTEAPGRPTTLPWGVHAPATTPECPGCLAGQAMHPSFLYEIAFQLAAFAVLLYLRNRITRPGELFVIYIAAYAVFRFLVEFTRANETVWLDLTRPQWFLLPSLLIIGVRLWYGYRRGYYRASARNEEAPV; via the coding sequence ATGGTTCCGCAGTGGCACCTCGGGCCCGTGACCATCCCGGTGCACGGTCTGTTCGTCGCGCTCGGGGTGTTCGCGGCCATGCTGGTGTTCGTGGCCGAGGCTCGGCGCCGCGGCGCGGTCAACGAACAGTCCGTGGTGGCCGTCGCAGGCGCGCTCGTCGGCGGGGCCATCGGGATGCGGCTGTCCGGCTGGGCCCGGCACCTGGATTTCAGCGCCAACCCCAGCCTGGCGCAAGCCTGGGAATTCGGTTCCCGCAGCATCCTCGGCGGCCTGCTCGGCGCGTACCTCGGCGTGCTGATCGCCAAACGCCTTGGCGGCTATCGCGGTAAGACCGGGGATCTGTTCGCGCCCGCCGTCGCGCTGGGCATGGCGGTGGGCCGGATCGGCTGCCACCTCACCGAGGCGCCCGGACGCCCCACCACACTGCCATGGGGTGTGCACGCGCCCGCCACCACGCCCGAGTGTCCGGGATGCCTTGCCGGGCAGGCCATGCACCCGTCGTTCCTCTACGAGATCGCGTTCCAGCTCGCCGCGTTCGCCGTGCTGCTCTACCTGCGGAACCGGATCACCCGGCCCGGAGAACTGTTCGTCATCTACATCGCCGCGTATGCGGTGTTCCGGTTCCTGGTGGAGTTCACCCGGGCAAACGAGACCGTGTGGCTGGATCTCACTCGCCCGCAATGGTTTCTGCTGCCGTCGTTGCTGATCATCGGCGTTCGGCTGTGGTACGGCTACCGGCGTGGGTACTATCGGGCTTCAGCCCGCAACGAGGAAGCGCCCGTATGA
- a CDS encoding radical SAM protein — MGLRGDRLHRYVTAFCPQCHDAAPERPLADVARLSGMLIERDGRIWLERGCPSHGLVRTLYDEHPEILSYLEEWTAPTKAHTPDVAGNFDPIPSAYLRGLPEMQTQHTCILLEDIAETCNLRCPTCFTDSSPDLRHVVPVGDVLANVDQRLERENGRIDVLMLSGGEPTLHPQLAELLDALVTRPITRILINSNGVRIATDDVLLDLLTAHRERVEVYLQYDGLSAGAHRHHRGGDLRRTKSQALQRLSDREIFTTLVMTAALGVNDHEIGDMVRLALATPYVGGLTIQPQFGSGRSGQIDPLERLTHTGVLGRLGPQTDGAVTWRDLTALPCSHPHCCSVGYLVRDDSDQWRSLVSLIGTENLKDKLGLVANRIADTEIPRQLRLAVQESLLGLLSEQSSLSHPQIGDVWRNICENCDLGMSTLLTLASSALPGRRNKIRRLLGERVVRLTVKPFMDMSTMIEERLVQCCVHVGTRSGRADQCAPFCAVQAWPALGRQRLSLSAGAALPLIEIR; from the coding sequence ATGGGATTACGCGGCGACCGGCTGCACCGCTATGTCACGGCATTCTGCCCGCAGTGCCACGACGCCGCGCCGGAACGGCCCTTGGCCGACGTCGCACGGCTGAGCGGCATGCTGATCGAGCGCGACGGCCGCATCTGGCTCGAACGCGGTTGCCCGAGCCACGGACTGGTCCGCACGCTCTACGACGAGCACCCGGAGATCCTGTCGTATCTCGAGGAATGGACCGCGCCGACCAAGGCGCACACACCGGATGTGGCAGGCAATTTCGACCCGATCCCGTCGGCGTATCTGCGCGGGCTGCCGGAGATGCAGACCCAGCACACGTGCATCCTGCTGGAGGACATCGCCGAAACCTGCAATCTGCGGTGCCCGACGTGCTTCACCGACAGTTCACCGGACCTGCGGCACGTCGTCCCGGTCGGGGACGTGCTGGCCAATGTGGACCAGCGGCTCGAACGCGAGAACGGGCGGATCGACGTCCTGATGCTCTCGGGCGGCGAACCGACCCTGCACCCCCAGCTGGCCGAGTTGCTCGACGCGCTGGTCACCCGGCCCATCACCCGAATCCTGATAAACAGCAACGGTGTTCGCATCGCCACCGACGACGTCCTGCTCGACCTGCTCACGGCCCACCGCGAACGCGTCGAGGTGTACCTGCAGTACGACGGGCTTTCGGCAGGCGCTCACCGGCACCACCGCGGCGGCGATCTGCGCCGTACGAAAAGCCAAGCTCTGCAGCGGCTCTCCGACCGGGAGATCTTCACAACCCTGGTGATGACCGCGGCTCTCGGCGTCAACGACCACGAGATCGGCGACATGGTGCGCCTGGCACTGGCCACGCCGTATGTGGGCGGGCTGACCATCCAGCCACAGTTCGGTTCCGGCCGTTCCGGTCAGATCGACCCGTTGGAGCGGCTCACCCACACCGGGGTGCTCGGCCGCCTCGGCCCGCAGACCGACGGTGCGGTCACCTGGCGCGATCTCACCGCGCTGCCATGCTCACATCCGCACTGCTGCTCGGTGGGCTACCTGGTCCGCGACGACAGCGACCAGTGGCGCTCGCTGGTCTCGCTGATCGGCACCGAGAACCTCAAGGACAAGCTCGGGCTGGTGGCCAACCGCATCGCCGACACCGAGATCCCCCGGCAACTGCGGCTGGCGGTCCAGGAGTCACTCCTCGGGCTGCTCTCCGAACAGTCGTCGCTGTCGCACCCTCAGATCGGCGACGTGTGGCGCAACATCTGCGAGAACTGCGACCTGGGCATGTCCACGTTGCTCACGCTCGCGTCGTCGGCGTTGCCGGGACGCCGGAACAAGATCCGCAGGCTGCTCGGCGAACGGGTGGTGCGGTTGACGGTCAAACCGTTCATGGACATGTCGACGATGATCGAAGAGCGCCTCGTGCAGTGCTGCGTGCATGTGGGCACCCGCTCGGGGCGGGCCGACCAGTGCGCGCCCTTTTGCGCCGTGCAAGCCTGGCCCGCGCTCGGCCGCCAGCGGCTCTCCCTGAGCGCAGGTGCGGCACTACCGCTCATCGAGATTCGATGA
- a CDS encoding DUF1942 domain-containing protein, translated as MKITNVSTALAAAAVAAAAILAGSPIAAADDSGVTTAALGSQAKLDNNNVVQGWTVTGLKPSTDTIAYDVKGTLWEITATSEALEGSVTPIVSNFNIRSADGHNYRALFQVPTEQGVNPATIAQGEKTTGKVYFDVTGDKPTTVVYNSGGRDLLVWDAPAPAPVPVSSGQQTHTAPVAQPAVATPAPAAVPATPAPAAAPGATPATPAATPAGAGSRATDLPAATAGVPAAGVPAAGTPAAGAEAVPAAPGAPVPAQAPGTPTTPVSAPAPVPGAEGTPIPASNGTPLPAGTAPAPAGAGSAATAVPPSEVAPVPAGTETVPAGNPAPGEPALVPAATQPTTTAPAAPVSNHGPAQ; from the coding sequence TTGAAGATCACAAACGTCAGTACTGCGCTGGCCGCAGCCGCGGTGGCTGCCGCGGCGATCCTGGCCGGCTCGCCGATCGCGGCGGCCGATGACAGCGGTGTCACCACCGCGGCACTCGGCAGCCAGGCGAAACTGGACAACAACAACGTGGTCCAGGGCTGGACCGTCACCGGTCTCAAGCCCAGCACCGACACCATCGCCTACGACGTCAAGGGCACGCTGTGGGAGATCACCGCCACCAGTGAGGCGCTTGAGGGTTCGGTGACGCCGATCGTCTCGAACTTCAACATCCGCTCGGCCGACGGCCACAACTACCGCGCGCTGTTCCAGGTGCCGACCGAGCAGGGCGTCAACCCGGCCACCATCGCTCAGGGCGAGAAGACCACCGGCAAGGTGTACTTCGACGTGACCGGCGACAAGCCGACCACCGTCGTGTACAACTCGGGCGGCCGCGACCTGCTGGTGTGGGATGCCCCCGCACCGGCGCCGGTCCCCGTCTCGTCGGGCCAGCAGACCCACACCGCGCCCGTCGCCCAGCCCGCCGTCGCCACCCCGGCCCCCGCCGCGGTGCCGGCCACGCCGGCGCCTGCCGCCGCTCCGGGCGCCACCCCTGCGACGCCTGCCGCGACCCCCGCGGGTGCGGGTAGCCGCGCGACGGACTTGCCTGCCGCAACCGCGGGCGTTCCCGCCGCGGGCGTTCCCGCCGCGGGCACCCCGGCCGCCGGAGCGGAAGCCGTCCCCGCTGCGCCAGGTGCTCCGGTGCCGGCCCAGGCTCCCGGCACACCCACGACGCCGGTGTCGGCGCCCGCACCTGTCCCGGGCGCGGAAGGCACCCCGATTCCGGCCAGCAACGGGACTCCGCTGCCCGCCGGTACCGCTCCCGCTCCGGCAGGCGCAGGCAGCGCGGCCACGGCCGTTCCGCCGAGCGAGGTCGCGCCGGTGCCCGCTGGAACCGAGACCGTCCCGGCCGGAAACCCCGCGCCCGGCGAGCCGGCCCTCGTCCCGGCGGCGACCCAGCCGACCACGACGGCTCCGGCCGCTCCGGTCAGCAACCACGGGCCCGCGCAGTAA